The genomic DNA TGGTCGTCTTGTGATAAATTTATAATTTGGATGGAGAAGGGAGGAAAGCAGTTGTCTCTCCCCATCTTTGAATAAATGTTctttaagtttattttcaacGAAAATCTTCATGTGCACTTTTATTGGCTTCTCTAGGCCCAATTTCCTTTTTATACAAGGTAGGGAATCGAACAGTTGACATTCTCTATCTTGACTCGTTACAACAAACTCCTTTTATTAATCCCAACTGCTCTAGAGgactaaattttgattttatttaagaGTCAAAGAGCACAGCTATAGGGGTAGTAACATTATGCATATCGGAAAACCATCTCAAGTATCCCTGACCAAATGGTACACCATCCTTCCCTGCGCCGTCCTGTGCATTAAACTCGACATGGTATGTAATCTCCTGGTTAACCTCTGTGAATGTAAGCACCTGAGGATTCacactcatgcccatttcatgtGGTACTAAAAGCTCCAAATTGTAGGTTGAAGTAGCTGGCCCGACATTCCTCACAGTCCTTGTATAATACTGAGTCCGAGTCTGATTGGGGCCTATTGTAATAGCAAATGAAGGATAATTGAGCTGTGCTTCTGGAATGGCTCCAACTTGGGAGCATTGCACTGCTTGTTGGGTGATGATCTTTATCGCTGTGTCATTGTAATTCAAACCACACAAGTAAGGAATGTAATCCTCTGGTTTTAAGTCGAAGATGAGCCCCGGGTCATTCGCCTTTGAAGGGTTAACATGGCCTGCACCAATTGCAAAGACGTCGGCGGGTTTAAGGCCACTTTCATCCACGATGGGTGAGCCTAGGAGGTTTAATACATCAGCGGTAGTCATGATAGCTGATTTAATAGCAGCTGGTGACCAGTCAGGGTGGGTGCTCTTGAGCAAGGCGGCAATGCCACTTAGGTGAGGACAGGCCATTGAGGTACCCGAAATGATGTTAAATAATGCCTTGGGATTCGGATGTGTGACATTGTCCACATTATAAGGCCATGCTGCTAGGATGCTAACACCGGGTCCAATGACATCAGGTTTCAAAATTCCGGGGCTTGCAATGTTTGGTCCTCTTGATGAAAAGGAAGCAACTTTGGGAGCAAGCGCATCTCCGATGACAGTGCCGTTGAACAAGATTGTACCTTTAGGTGTTGAGGTTGAACTTATATACaatttaatttgcaaccctgcAGCGTAACTGACATGTGTTGCTGGTAGCACGTGAGCTTCAGCCAAGGTGCTAAATCCATCAATCTCTTTGTTCATGAGAATCATGGCTGCACCACCAGCTCTTTTCACTTCTTCCCCCTTGGCAATATTTGTTACTCCTCCACCTGTCTCACACAACACTATTTTCCCTTCAACATTTTCGAGAGACCCTGCCTTGCAAAAAGATGATTGGTTGCCAAATGAGCCTGCATCAACGAGAGGTAACAAAACTGTTGAATCAAAATCTTCAGGCTGGGACAAAGATTTTCCGTCAAAATGGTACTGTTTTTCGTCTCCAATCTGCAATCCAGATGTTAATATTCTGTCGGTGGTGCTTGCTCCAACTGTGAGAATCCATGGCGCCTCATTTGATAAGGTGCGATTCCAAGGACCCGAATTTCCACCTGCGCAGCTGAAAAAAATTCCCTTTTGAATTGCTGCAAATGCACCAATTGCAATTACATCATCATAGAAAGGAAGTGAGGGGCCACCAAGTGAGAGGGAAAGCACGTCAACTCCATCATCAATAGCAACGTCCAGAGCAGCAAAAATGTCAGCATCGGCACAACCAAAGCCTTCGCAGACTTTGTACATTGCCAAGTGAGCATATGGTGCCATGCCAGCAGCTGTGCCATTGGCCTGCCCATACACGCTTGCACCTTCCACGAACCTTCCGGCAGCTGTGCTAGATGTGTGGCTTCCATGACCAGCTATGTCAAATGGAAATCTTCGTTCTGGTTGGCCTTTGCCTACGCCTATGAAATTTCTTGCACCAATAAGCTTGTTATTGCACAATGTCTCATTGAACTCGCACTTGCCCTTCCATTTTGCTGGAGGAGGGGGCATTCCTTCGTCATTAAACGAGGGATGATCTGGTACAATCCCGGTATCTAAAAGTCCAATTATTACACCTTTACCGTAAGTTGCTGCTTCCCAAAGTCCAGACCCTTGGTGCAACCCCAAGAAGTCAGGAGTATGAGTAGTCTGCAACGGCAGAATTCTTTGTGGACGAGCTGAGACAAACCCTTCTTTTGTTACCATTTCTCTCACTTCCTCGGGTGTCAGTTTTGCAGCAAAACCTGTTGCTATGTTGCGGTATGAATGAACCATTCGCTGGTTCATCTGTTGGTTTGAGCTTGCAATACTTTCAGGCAAGAATGACTGGTACCAACTCTCTAAATCTTCATTCGATTGCGGAGAAAATTTCTGAGAGACCGGCTTTTCAACCCAAACTATATAAGTTTGCATGCTGTTTTTTTCATCATTTGTCACATCAGCTAGCTGTTCCAGCACCACTTCTTCATAGTCTGCTACTGCTAGTGATGCAAAAAACATAGAAGTTAAACCAAGAAGATAAAAAGCATGCAAGATTATTTGTGCACCCTTTTTGTTCTCCATCTTTACTTTGTGTCAAGAAGAACTTGGAAGTGTAACTTGTTGGTGTTACTCTTCCATTTGAAACACCTATATATAGTAAACAGCGAGAGCGGTTGATGGATTTTGAGGGAACAGGCCGGTATTCTTGCACCGAAGATGACGATTGTCCGAGGTATAGTTGTCAAGGGTGTTATTCGTTGCGACTTGGTAATTTTCGCCTTCTTGTAGCAGACCAGCGATGAACTTTATGTGATAATAGAATAAGAATAATAGTCTCGAGTTTTGAGAAGCACTTGTATTTTATTGTAGTGTGATGCCAACTGGTTTCTCATTCTTGTTTAAACCTGAATAATATCAATTCAACAACAttagaaaaaatattaatagtacGCAATAGCAAAACTCGGAAGGTAAAAGTCGTTGTTGATTCATCTTCTTCATGGTAGAAGTTGTTACGCGTAGAAACAAATTATAAGACTATACTATGGAGAGAGAaagtttttgatttatttcatagaAAAatgaagggtaaattacacaaaactacctcaactatgagttgcaccacaatttcatactttatgttttaaacattgcaatgtcataccttaacttatgaattcgttgcaatgtcatacctccgttagTGATTCTGTCAAATTGGCCGTTAAGTGATGATTTGGCAAATGGAGGGCCCATATATTTGCTAACATGGCAATCCACTTGTGCCaggcattaaaaaaattataaaatatatcatttaaaataataaaatttaaatgataaaataaagagaaaattagaattagatgcctcaTTTTAGACTTTTGTACACTAAACATTTatgatttttgagttttttattaagtttttgaaacatttgattAAGATACTCAGACTTGAACTACTTcagattaattgaaattaatttacatttaaatatctgctagatattttaaataatttcaactatatttaagtctaaaaatttaaacttttcacATCTAAATGTACACAGACGTCAAATGAAAACGTACCAACATTAAATGAAAACGTACCAACATCAAACGAAAACGTACCAACCCCGAATGAAAACATacccaattataaactatattaaaatgaatattcatctttttggaatgtttaaaaatatgtttgattcatgcacaattgacacaccccaatcCAAAATTtggggcgtgctggccgtcacgtgagggtgacgtagccaagtgcaTAATGTGGAAGTAAAGGAATGAAAATACAAGGAAATAAAGtcaacaaaataatttacaataaaaaaatcagtGAGTGCTAGTGACAAACACAGAAGGAAAAATGCAAAGTAGAAGTTCAAGTATCCTAGGTGCAGTCCAgaataaacaaacactacacCAATGATAACTAGAAAATCCTACATGGAGGGTGCCCTGTCAGAAATGCCTCGATGCCTCGTTCGTCACCCACGTCCTtgctacctaaaacctggaggggcataaaacagaaaacgtgagtgggcaataacaaagtttgtttttcaaaccatttcaatatcaagtaataacccttctctgtaaaacccgtatacttTCCAGGAAATATTATATGTACTCGTATCTCAAATCATGCTAAAAACAataaagctcaaatatgccatgccagaaATATGCCGTTTCAGAATATCCAAACAAATAGTATAAGCATCAAGCAGGTGAgataaaacaaatcataatatgTCGATAATATCAGTACGTCAAcgggagtcacctaaagtgacctgtacagctgaatcTATAGCTCTTCAACCACTATCCTGcatacgagtcagaaccacctatagtggtctgtacgacaggctggtgtATCTAATTACGctcagtgctacgatcacgtgaaggctgtgcgatgtatcgcaagtcacttacgagtcggaaccacctataatgctctgtacaacaggctggcacctgccttggatccaaggtgaatGTACGGTGTggaaggtgaacgatcacgtgaaggctaggccatACTCTGGCGGAGCACAATCACTAAGGTGCAGGAATATAAGCTATAACTTAATCTCATCAACACCACATCTATCACTAACAAGATACTCACctgacttacctgagcgtccgtggcaccaaagcataaccaacacaatcacaataataataatatcgacgatattcgacatggcatttcaattataaaccattTCGATtataaaaatcattaaaacataatttctggaaagataccaatcataatatatatatatatatatactgaaaacaaaagcccactcactgatacgtagaagggtcgtaagccTCAAGCCTCGCGTGGCTGCGCTCGTCCTCCAAATAgtcctcacctatatgcgaaacaactataaaaccgTCAATTaatgcacataaccaaccttaggtaataatttctcatacattatTCAATTAAGGTGTTTGAATATgccaacatgatctactcaacgtcacgaacatccccatatttttagaaaaattttccgaccATCCACGCACCGGCCACGTGCGGCTAACCCTAACTGATTCCTAAcggccgttaggaatattccgttaaaaccctAACAGAATTTAACGCCCGTTACCTGATGCTATTAGAATATTTCGTTCACTTTGACGAAATATTCGACTCCTTCTTCGGTGAGCCTCGCCGTTCGTCGCCGTCCGCCGCCATCAGCGCCACCATCTGCAACACGAATTTTtgccggtttctggaaaaaccGCAAACTTcgatatcttcttcatttctcaaccaaaatccatgaaatttgtaccaaaatgaagcttaagaCAAGGAGAAGAAGTTTATACCACTTTGAAGCACCAAAAACGCTTGAATCACACCGAAGAAATCCCACAAAATCCGGCCAACCTTAGAACTTGCTATCCCAACgtccaaaatccttcaaacttGATCTCTGAGCTTCGTGAGGAGGTTTTAAAGCTCCCTATAACCTCAAAACTCGATGAAACCTCGGCGATCACaagtgcatgaacagtgcatgaaAACTGGGTTCTCGGGTTCTCGGGTTTTCGAGGGTTTCAAGTTCTAAAAATGGTATGGATGAGCTCCTGGGCTTGCTAGGAGTCCAAAACCAACCTTCAAACCTTCGATCCGTGCGTGGAAAGTTGGCTTCAAAGTTTGTTCGTACACTTGCAAAGGAATGGAACAaatccgagagagagagaaaagagagagtcACGGGAGAAAAGGAtgggtgtgtgtgagtgtgtgtatGGTCCAAATGGAAACccaccaaccaaaaaaaaatcaaacacccTACAACGCAAATTAACATCCAGGGGTGAAATTGTCTTTTCACACTGACGTTACAAATAATTCGGGATGGGCTGTCACAACATACCCACCTTAAGAAATTTTTGTCCTCGAAATTTATACAATAATTACAATCCACTAATACTCGTAAAACAAGCGTGGATACATTTCTTTCGTCCGCTCTTCTGTCTCCCAGGTGGCCTCCTCCACcaagtgattcctccacaaaatcTTCACCAAGTGCACTATCTTGTTGCTCAGAATCTTATCTTTCCAGTCTAGAATAGTCCCTGGCTCCTCGTCGTAAGTCAAATCAAGATTAATTTCCAACGGCTGCAGGGGTAGCATATGTGATAGATCTGAGACATAGTGACGAAGCATCGAAACGTGAAATACATCGTGCACTCGAGACAACTATGTAGGTAACCCAAGTCTATAAGCTACTTCGCCAATCCGCTCAGTGATCTTATACGGTTCGATATACCTAGGACTCAATTTTCCCTTTTTCCAAAATCGTACAACACCCTTCCACGGCGACAACTTCAAGAATACCCAATCACCTACTTTATAGGTCCGATCAGTGGCATGTCTGTCCGCTAAGCTCTTCTGACGATCCTGGGCCACTTTCAGGTTAAACTTGATTACCTGAATATTTTGGGTAGTCTCATCCACTATCTCTAGGTCGTCCAAAATTCTTTCGCctacctctgaccaacacaacggcgTACGACAGGATTTACCATACAATGCCTCGAAAGGGGACATACCAAAGCTCGAATGGTAACTATTGTCGTAGGCAAACTCCATCAGATCCAGAcgtttatgccatgcattgccAAATTGGAAAACAGAGGATCTCAGCATATCCTCCAGCGTCTGAATGGTCCTTTCAGATTGCCCGTCTGTTTGAGGACGATATGTCGTACTATACAGTaattgataagctcatatttatatatattttatatcaaattcacttgtcttttcttagttagttccttatatttttgagttatttcctttgtttttgtgttttgtaggatttgtcaaataaagaaaagaaaaataacacaaggggaataaagtaataaattcgtcaaaactgcctgtgcaggtcagctgactttggaagcaagttacggacagctcagaatgaattagagaatgagccttatatgcttggaaagctacggatgtctattttctggatcATTTCgcagattgttaatatcatttttctagaaaaagTTATG from Pyrus communis chromosome 17, drPyrComm1.1, whole genome shotgun sequence includes the following:
- the LOC137721889 gene encoding subtilisin-like protease 3, which produces MENKKGAQIILHAFYLLGLTSMFFASLAVADYEEVVLEQLADVTNDEKNSMQTYIVWVEKPVSQKFSPQSNEDLESWYQSFLPESIASSNQQMNQRMVHSYRNIATGFAAKLTPEEVREMVTKEGFVSARPQRILPLQTTHTPDFLGLHQGSGLWEAATYGKGVIIGLLDTGIVPDHPSFNDEGMPPPPAKWKGKCEFNETLCNNKLIGARNFIGVGKGQPERRFPFDIAGHGSHTSSTAAGRFVEGASVYGQANGTAAGMAPYAHLAMYKVCEGFGCADADIFAALDVAIDDGVDVLSLSLGGPSLPFYDDVIAIGAFAAIQKGIFFSCAGGNSGPWNRTLSNEAPWILTVGASTTDRILTSGLQIGDEKHSTSTPKGTILFNGTVIGDALAPKVASFSSRGPNIASPGILKPDVIGPGVSILAAWPYNVDNVTHPNPKALFNIISGTSMACPHLSGIAALLKSTHPDWSPAAIKSAIMTTADVLNLLGSPIVDESGLKPADVFAIGAGHVNPSKANDPGLIFDLKPEDYIPYLCGLNYNDTAIKIITQQAVQCSQVGAIPEAQLNYPSFAITIGPNQTRTQYYTRTVRNVGPATSTYNLELLVPHEMGMSVNPQVLTFTEVNQEITYHVEFNAQDGAGKDGVPFGQGYLRWFSDMHNVTTPIAVLFDS